In Pectobacterium aroidearum, the following are encoded in one genomic region:
- a CDS encoding (2,3-dihydroxybenzoyl)adenylate synthase, whose amino-acid sequence MSIEFTPWPEELAQRYRDKGYWVGLPLTDAWERHLTTQPDAVAVVCGERQWSYRELDRQSSALASRLTESGLRCGDTALVQLPNVDEFYLTFFALLKMGVAPVNALFSHNKLELLSYATQIEPRLLIASAEHPLFGDGAFLDRLQTQVPRLQTVVMLGDSSLGHSLSDWLQPRASTSQYQPSASGQVAFFQLSGGSTGTPKLIPRTHDDYYYSVRRSVEICELTPQTRYLCALPAPHNFPLSSPGSLGIFYAGGRVVLAPDPGAMTCFPLIERHQIDITSLVPPAAALWIQAAEQFGGALRSLKILQVGGAKLSDTVARRIPAVLGCQLQQVLGMAEGLVNYTRLDDSDEHIFTTQGCPMSPDDEVKVLDIDGNPVPRGEAGLLATRGPYTFRGYYRSPEHNARAFDSEGFYHSGDVVQMTEDGYLRVVGREKDQINRGGEKIAAEEIENLLLKHDGILHAALVSMPDPVMGEKSCAFLVVSDPALKAITLRKYLRNQGIAEFKLPDRFEMIDTLPVTPVGKIDKKSLRQRIQTQLSTQNPTELQNK is encoded by the coding sequence ATGAGCATTGAATTTACGCCCTGGCCAGAGGAACTGGCGCAGCGTTACCGCGACAAGGGATACTGGGTCGGTCTGCCGTTAACGGATGCCTGGGAACGCCATCTGACGACACAACCGGATGCGGTTGCGGTGGTGTGCGGCGAACGTCAGTGGAGCTATCGCGAGCTGGATCGGCAATCTTCCGCGCTGGCATCGCGCCTGACGGAAAGCGGCCTGCGCTGTGGCGACACCGCGCTGGTGCAGTTGCCGAACGTGGACGAGTTTTACCTGACCTTTTTTGCGTTGCTGAAAATGGGCGTCGCGCCGGTTAACGCGTTGTTTAGCCACAACAAGCTGGAACTGCTGTCATACGCCACACAGATCGAACCGCGATTATTGATCGCCTCGGCCGAACACCCGCTGTTTGGCGACGGCGCGTTTCTGGATCGGCTACAGACGCAGGTTCCCCGTCTGCAAACGGTAGTAATGCTTGGTGACAGCTCGCTGGGACACAGCCTGTCAGACTGGCTGCAACCGCGCGCTTCAACCAGCCAGTATCAGCCTTCCGCATCGGGGCAGGTTGCCTTCTTCCAGCTTTCTGGCGGCAGTACCGGTACGCCAAAGCTGATTCCCCGTACTCATGACGATTACTACTACAGCGTGCGCCGCAGCGTGGAAATCTGCGAGCTGACGCCGCAAACCCGCTACCTGTGTGCGTTGCCCGCCCCGCATAACTTCCCGCTAAGCTCGCCCGGTTCGCTCGGCATTTTTTACGCTGGTGGACGCGTCGTGCTGGCGCCCGATCCGGGGGCGATGACCTGCTTCCCGCTGATCGAACGTCATCAGATCGATATTACCTCGCTGGTGCCGCCCGCAGCCGCGCTGTGGATCCAGGCAGCCGAACAGTTTGGTGGGGCGCTACGTAGCCTGAAGATCTTGCAGGTGGGCGGTGCGAAGCTGAGTGATACCGTCGCCCGTCGTATTCCGGCGGTGTTGGGTTGCCAGCTACAGCAGGTGCTCGGGATGGCCGAAGGGCTGGTGAACTACACCCGACTGGACGACAGTGATGAACATATCTTCACTACGCAGGGCTGCCCGATGAGCCCAGACGATGAAGTGAAGGTGTTGGACATCGACGGCAATCCGGTACCGAGAGGCGAGGCAGGGCTGCTGGCGACGCGCGGCCCGTATACCTTCCGCGGCTATTACCGCAGCCCGGAACACAACGCCCGCGCCTTCGACAGCGAAGGTTTTTACCACTCGGGTGATGTGGTGCAGATGACCGAGGATGGCTATTTGCGCGTGGTCGGGCGGGAGAAAGATCAGATTAACCGTGGCGGTGAAAAGATTGCCGCAGAAGAGATCGAAAACCTGTTGCTCAAGCATGACGGCATTCTTCATGCCGCGCTGGTGTCGATGCCTGACCCGGTTATGGGCGAAAAGAGCTGCGCTTTTCTGGTGGTCAGCGATCCCGCTCTGAAAGCCATTACGTTAAGAAAATATCTTCGCAATCAGGGTATTGCTGAATTCAAACTGCCGGATCGCTTCGAGATGATCGACACCTTGCCCGTTACGCCGGTCGGCAAGATTGATAAGAAATCACTCCGTCAGCGTATCCAGACCCAACTGAGTACTCAAAACCCCACTGAGCTTCAAAATAAATAA
- the dhbA gene encoding 2,3-dihydro-2,3-dihydroxybenzoate dehydrogenase produces MMNKAQPPQFDFSGQTVWVTGAASGIGESIARQFVGLGANVIGFDRAFRHQDRPFTCVTLDISEPDSVAAVCRQLLAETGLDVLVNAAGILRLGDIDALSVDDWHQCINVNASGAFYLLNALVPHFKQQRRGAIVCVGSNAAHVPRMQMAAYCASKAALTSLSHCAGLELAPYGVRCNLVSPGSTDTPMQRGMWHSADAEQRTIAGFPDQYKLGIPLGKIAQPEEIANTVVFLASDLASHITMQDVVVDGGATLTA; encoded by the coding sequence ATGATGAACAAGGCACAACCTCCTCAGTTTGATTTCAGCGGCCAGACCGTCTGGGTAACCGGTGCGGCGAGCGGCATTGGCGAAAGCATTGCCCGCCAGTTTGTCGGGTTGGGTGCGAACGTGATCGGATTTGATCGCGCATTCCGACATCAGGATCGCCCGTTTACCTGTGTGACGCTGGATATCAGCGAGCCGGACAGCGTGGCGGCGGTCTGTCGCCAGCTGCTGGCAGAAACGGGACTCGACGTGCTGGTCAATGCCGCCGGGATTTTGCGTCTGGGCGACATCGACGCGCTGAGCGTGGACGACTGGCACCAGTGCATCAACGTCAACGCCTCGGGCGCGTTTTATCTGCTGAACGCACTGGTTCCACATTTCAAGCAGCAGCGCCGCGGCGCGATTGTTTGCGTCGGCTCCAATGCCGCGCATGTTCCCCGTATGCAGATGGCGGCGTACTGCGCCTCGAAAGCGGCGCTCACCAGCCTGTCTCACTGTGCCGGTTTGGAGCTGGCACCTTACGGCGTGCGCTGCAATTTGGTGTCGCCGGGATCGACGGATACGCCGATGCAGCGCGGCATGTGGCACAGCGCCGATGCCGAGCAGCGCACTATCGCGGGCTTTCCTGACCAGTACAAACTGGGTATTCCACTGGGCAAGATTGCTCAGCCGGAAGAGATCGCCAATACCGTGGTTTTTCTGGCTTCCGATCTGGCCAGCCATATCACCATGCAGGACGTGGTGGTGGATGGCGGGGCAACGCTGACGGCCTGA
- a CDS encoding isochorismate synthase MenF: protein MDTLITEAETFSGLTYSEQTAFLYASEHRSLSTSGLFERISSPVCAPDSHDDRLSSAIAQAFQRARQAGQSLPIVVGAIPFDTTQPSCLYIPDSYTVTTKSELVSRARKHTAAAPAALTLNSIPDECQFKSIVAEAVERFRRGELSKAVLSRILDIELAGPVKAQTILNNLMVQNAGGYHFSLPLPDGSILLGASPELLLRKQGNVIVSNPLAGSARRMNDEHLDYLNSQRLLNSSKDKHEHKLVVDDIRQRLMPLCSSLTIPSAPSLMSTASMWHLSTAISGELAHPEMTALQVACQLHPTPALCGFPTQEARQLIAELEPHDRGVFSGIVGWCDANGDGEWAIAIRCGTIKNNNVRLFAGAGIVEASVPEDEWAETAAKLNTMLNAFGLNSGVDGL from the coding sequence GTGGATACACTGATTACAGAAGCTGAAACATTTAGCGGGCTAACTTATTCGGAACAGACCGCTTTTTTATATGCATCGGAACACCGTAGCCTTTCTACTTCCGGCTTATTTGAACGTATTTCGTCCCCTGTTTGTGCTCCAGATTCGCACGATGACAGGCTTAGCTCTGCAATCGCGCAGGCGTTCCAGCGAGCGCGTCAGGCGGGGCAGTCGCTGCCTATTGTGGTTGGGGCGATTCCTTTTGATACCACGCAACCCTCTTGTCTCTATATCCCTGATAGCTATACCGTTACGACGAAATCTGAACTCGTCAGCCGGGCTCGTAAGCACACGGCGGCGGCACCTGCTGCGTTAACGTTAAACAGCATCCCTGATGAATGTCAGTTCAAGTCCATCGTGGCAGAGGCCGTTGAGCGCTTCCGCCGCGGTGAACTGAGCAAAGCGGTACTGTCGCGCATTTTGGATATTGAGCTGGCGGGGCCCGTTAAGGCGCAAACGATCCTTAACAACCTGATGGTGCAGAATGCGGGTGGCTATCATTTTTCGCTGCCGCTGCCGGATGGTTCCATCTTACTGGGTGCCAGCCCGGAACTGCTGCTGCGTAAGCAGGGCAACGTCATTGTCTCCAATCCACTGGCGGGATCGGCGCGGCGGATGAACGATGAACATCTGGATTACCTGAACAGCCAGCGCTTGCTGAATTCCAGCAAAGACAAGCACGAGCATAAGCTGGTGGTGGACGATATCCGCCAACGCCTGATGCCGCTGTGCTCGTCGTTAACGATTCCATCAGCTCCTTCGCTTATGAGCACTGCCTCCATGTGGCACTTGTCTACCGCCATCAGCGGCGAACTGGCTCACCCAGAGATGACGGCGCTTCAGGTTGCCTGTCAGCTACATCCTACCCCCGCGCTGTGCGGTTTCCCCACGCAGGAAGCGCGCCAACTGATCGCTGAACTGGAACCGCACGATCGTGGCGTATTCAGCGGCATTGTCGGCTGGTGTGACGCCAACGGCGATGGCGAATGGGCGATAGCGATTCGCTGCGGGACCATCAAAAACAATAACGTCCGCCTGTTTGCCGGTGCGGGCATTGTTGAGGCATCCGTCCCCGAGGATGAATGGGCTGAAACCGCCGCCAAATTAAACACGATGCTGAATGCGTTTGGCCTTAACTCAGGTGTGGACGGACTATGA
- a CDS encoding amino acid adenylation domain-containing protein produces MKPLSVAQRGLWLGHALNDDKATFNTAECIAFDGKVDIEAMLSAIRQAVMECECLYCQFVEVAAEQADQPEIGFVASQLPVPIGVLPIVELLPAPRTDEAQTIRQWAREEISQPLDLLNGLPCRFALLCGEKRDFLYSCVHHIALDGFGTTMLFQRIAQIYTALTAGQPVPMAEFGPFSDVLEEEQQRDASGQTAQARDFWLETLNAMPEPASFSEKKAPIAARFLRQSCDMPEDLWQPLTALCEGNKISWPDLFLAMLATHLKLVSGSDRLTFGMMVMNRIGSASLTVPSMQMNIVPLCIQVDEQADFVALAQQVARTKRTLRRHQHYRYEHLRRDLNRVGGEQRLFGPLINIMPFDHPLSYGSLSSSTLNLSAGPVEDLTIEIHFKPDGTPVLDFDANPACYSAEALANLQETLFTLLQRWLAQPRQTSGELLGRWLREERELALITSREPEPFVESVLTAIAKQARKNPNHTALTQRDRQYSYQQLLDLSDQAAAALHERGVQPGERIGIMLNRSPETIICLLAVMQCGAVYVPLDPEQPHERQQHIIQIAGLRTIVTQADYQHRLASVFSGEIVLAGHLLSSNAQHAALPPAEARDSQIAYVMFTSGSTGLPKGVEIGVSALDHFIAAARQRYGLRAADRVLQFAPFNFDASIEEIFATLISGATLVLRTDEMLESIPTFVEQVEELAITLLDLPTAFWNEWVVGLKTGALTMPSALRAIIIGGEAVYPEQLVQWQRHAPNTLRLINTYGPTETTVVATSCDLQTQSADVAQLPIGLPLAGVNALILAAGDRPAAEGELVLLGPTLAAGYIGTEHTAFTQLAVGDRELPAYRTGDRVRLEKGQLLYLGRMDNEFKISGYRIQPGEVEAHLLAQPDVDEACVQGIVYPNGVRRLVAFVATKAGEIDARALKQRLGSVLPPAMIPTDYRAFRQLPKTGSNKVDRKRLLAEYHDEAPAQALASETENRVSAIWQQILGVSGIQSRDNFFELGGQSLQTIQIVNRLAAEFSVSIKVSDVFDHPQLSDFCRYLDDRLSQDENSVEMVW; encoded by the coding sequence ATGAAGCCATTGAGCGTTGCGCAGCGTGGGCTGTGGTTAGGCCATGCCCTGAACGATGATAAGGCGACGTTCAACACGGCGGAGTGCATCGCGTTTGATGGCAAAGTCGACATTGAAGCCATGCTGAGCGCGATCCGTCAGGCTGTCATGGAGTGTGAATGCCTGTACTGCCAGTTTGTTGAGGTGGCGGCTGAACAGGCCGACCAGCCAGAGATTGGCTTTGTGGCTTCACAACTGCCGGTACCGATCGGCGTGCTGCCGATTGTAGAGCTGTTGCCCGCACCGAGAACGGATGAAGCGCAGACGATACGCCAGTGGGCGCGTGAGGAAATCTCCCAGCCGCTGGATTTGCTGAACGGATTACCCTGCCGCTTTGCACTGCTATGTGGTGAAAAACGTGATTTTCTCTATAGTTGCGTGCATCACATTGCGCTGGACGGCTTTGGCACCACCATGCTGTTTCAGCGTATCGCCCAGATTTACACCGCGCTGACGGCGGGGCAGCCCGTGCCGATGGCCGAGTTTGGTCCATTTAGCGATGTGTTGGAAGAGGAACAGCAGCGTGATGCCAGCGGGCAGACGGCGCAGGCACGGGATTTCTGGTTGGAGACGCTGAATGCGATGCCGGAACCCGCCAGCTTCAGCGAGAAGAAAGCACCTATCGCGGCGCGTTTTTTGCGTCAAAGCTGTGATATGCCTGAAGATCTCTGGCAACCGCTAACGGCGCTGTGTGAAGGCAATAAAATCAGCTGGCCGGATCTATTTTTGGCGATGCTGGCGACGCACCTCAAACTGGTGTCCGGCAGTGACCGACTGACGTTCGGCATGATGGTGATGAACCGTATCGGTTCCGCCTCGCTGACGGTGCCGAGCATGCAGATGAATATTGTGCCGCTCTGTATTCAGGTGGATGAGCAGGCGGATTTTGTGGCGCTGGCGCAGCAGGTTGCTCGCACCAAGCGCACGCTGCGTCGGCATCAGCATTATCGCTATGAGCACTTACGTCGCGATCTGAACCGTGTGGGCGGCGAACAGCGGCTTTTCGGTCCGCTGATCAATATCATGCCGTTTGATCATCCGCTCAGCTACGGATCGCTGTCGTCCAGCACGCTGAATCTCAGCGCCGGACCGGTAGAAGATCTGACCATTGAGATCCATTTCAAACCAGACGGCACACCGGTGCTGGACTTTGATGCCAACCCGGCCTGTTACAGTGCGGAAGCACTGGCCAATCTGCAAGAAACCCTGTTTACACTGCTTCAGCGCTGGCTGGCGCAGCCGCGACAAACCAGCGGTGAGCTTCTGGGGCGCTGGCTGCGTGAAGAACGTGAGCTTGCCTTGATCACCAGCCGCGAGCCTGAACCGTTCGTTGAATCGGTTCTGACGGCAATCGCCAAGCAGGCGCGTAAAAACCCGAATCATACAGCACTGACACAGCGCGATCGGCAGTACAGCTACCAGCAGTTGTTGGATCTGAGCGATCAGGCCGCCGCTGCGCTTCACGAACGTGGTGTGCAGCCCGGTGAGCGCATCGGCATTATGCTGAACCGCAGCCCTGAAACCATCATTTGCCTGCTGGCTGTGATGCAGTGTGGCGCGGTGTATGTACCGCTCGATCCTGAACAGCCGCATGAACGTCAGCAGCACATTATCCAGATTGCCGGGCTGCGTACGATTGTGACGCAGGCGGATTACCAGCATCGGCTGGCGTCGGTCTTTTCCGGCGAGATCGTTCTGGCAGGGCATCTTCTGTCATCCAACGCGCAGCATGCCGCCCTGCCACCTGCGGAAGCGAGAGATAGTCAGATTGCCTATGTCATGTTCACCTCGGGATCGACCGGATTGCCGAAGGGTGTGGAGATCGGCGTCAGCGCGCTGGATCACTTCATCGCGGCGGCACGCCAGCGCTATGGCCTACGTGCGGCGGATCGCGTGCTGCAATTTGCCCCGTTTAACTTTGATGCCAGCATCGAAGAGATCTTTGCCACGCTGATCAGCGGTGCGACGCTGGTACTGCGCACCGATGAGATGCTGGAATCGATACCGACCTTTGTCGAACAGGTCGAAGAACTGGCAATTACGTTGCTCGATCTGCCGACTGCATTCTGGAATGAATGGGTGGTCGGGCTGAAAACTGGCGCACTGACCATGCCTTCCGCACTGCGCGCCATCATCATCGGGGGTGAAGCGGTGTATCCCGAACAGCTGGTGCAGTGGCAACGCCATGCACCGAATACGCTGCGCTTAATCAACACCTATGGCCCAACGGAAACCACGGTGGTGGCGACCAGTTGCGATCTGCAAACGCAGTCTGCCGATGTGGCACAGCTTCCTATCGGTCTGCCATTGGCAGGCGTCAACGCGCTGATTTTGGCGGCGGGCGACCGCCCTGCGGCAGAAGGGGAACTGGTACTGTTGGGGCCAACGCTAGCGGCGGGTTATATCGGCACGGAGCACACGGCATTTACGCAGTTGGCGGTGGGCGACCGTGAGCTTCCGGCTTACCGCACGGGCGACAGAGTACGACTGGAAAAAGGACAACTGCTGTATCTCGGGCGCATGGATAACGAGTTTAAAATCAGCGGCTACCGGATTCAGCCAGGGGAAGTCGAAGCCCATCTGCTGGCACAGCCGGATGTTGATGAAGCCTGTGTTCAGGGCATTGTTTACCCCAACGGCGTGCGGCGTCTGGTGGCGTTTGTTGCCACGAAAGCCGGTGAGATCGATGCGCGTGCGCTGAAACAGCGCCTGGGCAGCGTATTGCCGCCGGCGATGATCCCTACCGATTATCGCGCCTTCCGCCAGTTGCCGAAAACCGGCTCCAACAAGGTCGATCGCAAACGTCTGTTGGCGGAATACCACGACGAAGCACCTGCGCAGGCGTTGGCCAGCGAAACCGAAAACCGGGTTAGCGCAATTTGGCAGCAGATCCTCGGCGTCTCGGGGATCCAATCGCGAGATAACTTCTTCGAGCTGGGCGGACAGTCATTGCAGACCATCCAGATCGTTAACCGTCTGGCCGCAGAATTTTCCGTCAGCATCAAGGTGTCTGATGTGTTCGATCATCCCCAACTCAGCGACTTCTGCCGCTATCTGGACGACAGGCTGTCACAGGATGAAAACAGCGTGGAAATGGTGTGGTAG
- a CDS encoding isochorismatase family protein — protein MAIPSIASYPLPRAQDFPDNKVSWAFEPERAVLLIHDMQDYFVNFYGADSPLAQQLIENIAALRTYCKAQGIPVVYTAQPNAQSAADRALLNDMWGAGLNNHPDKQRVVSALAPDEHDTVLVKWRYSAFHRSPLEPMMKEMVKDQLIICGVYGHIGCMITATDAFMRDIKPFMVGDAVADFSLQEHQMALKYVATRAGRVVSTAELTGAKMAQTLTKQGLRAHLLTLIDEEEDQFDEDENLIDYGLDSVRMMALLTEWRNQGITLSFVDLARNPSLNAWWALIEKQQGAAS, from the coding sequence ATGGCAATCCCTTCTATTGCTTCTTATCCCCTGCCGCGCGCACAGGATTTCCCGGACAACAAAGTTTCCTGGGCGTTTGAGCCTGAGCGTGCGGTGCTGCTGATTCACGACATGCAGGACTATTTCGTGAATTTCTATGGTGCAGACAGCCCGCTGGCGCAGCAGTTGATTGAGAACATTGCGGCGTTGCGAACCTACTGCAAAGCACAGGGGATTCCGGTGGTGTATACCGCGCAGCCGAATGCACAAAGCGCGGCCGACCGGGCGCTGCTGAACGACATGTGGGGAGCAGGGTTGAATAATCACCCTGACAAGCAGCGTGTCGTGAGTGCGCTGGCGCCGGATGAGCACGACACCGTGCTGGTGAAGTGGCGCTACAGCGCATTCCACCGTTCGCCGCTGGAACCGATGATGAAAGAAATGGTTAAAGATCAGCTGATTATCTGCGGTGTTTACGGGCATATCGGCTGCATGATTACCGCGACGGATGCTTTCATGCGCGACATCAAGCCGTTCATGGTCGGCGATGCGGTGGCGGATTTCTCACTTCAGGAACACCAGATGGCGCTGAAATATGTGGCGACGCGCGCCGGACGAGTGGTTAGCACGGCAGAACTCACAGGAGCAAAAATGGCACAGACACTGACGAAGCAAGGACTGAGAGCACACCTGCTGACCTTGATCGACGAAGAAGAAGATCAGTTCGATGAAGATGAAAACCTGATCGACTACGGTCTGGACTCGGTGCGCATGATGGCGCTGCTGACCGAATGGCGCAATCAGGGCATCACGCTAAGTTTTGTCGATCTGGCGCGTAACCCCAGTCTGAATGCGTGGTGGGCACTGATCGAAAAACAGCAGGGAGCTGCATCATGA